The following proteins are encoded in a genomic region of Arachis stenosperma cultivar V10309 chromosome 4, arast.V10309.gnm1.PFL2, whole genome shotgun sequence:
- the LOC130973470 gene encoding UDP-glucose 6-dehydrogenase 1 — translation MVKICCIGAGYVGGPTMAVIALKCPSIEVAVVDISKPRIAAWNSDQLPIYEPGLDAVVKECRGRNLFFSTDVEKHVFEADIVFVSVNTPTKTQGLGAGKAADLTYWESAARMIADVSKSDKIVVEKSTVPVKTAEAIEKILTHNSKGIKFQILSNPEFLAEGTAIEDLFKPDRVLIGGRETPEGQKALQTLKEVYAHWVPEERILTTNLWSAELSKLAANAFLAQRISSVNAMSALCEATGANIQQVSFAVGTDTRIGPKFLNASVGFGGSCFQKDILNLVYICECNGLPEVAEYWKQVIKINDYQKSRFVNRVVSSMFNTVSSKKVAILGFAFKKDTGDTRETPAIDVCKGLLGDKANLSIYDPQVTEDQIQRDLSMNKFDWDHPIHLQPTSPSTVKKVSVVWDAYEATKDAHGICILTEWDEFKTLDYQRIYENMQKPAFVFDGRNIVDADKLRDIGFIVYSIGKPLDAWLKDMPAVVA, via the coding sequence ATGGTGAAGATTTGCTGCATTGGTGCTGGATATGTTGGGGGTCCTACAATGGCAGTCATTGCACTGAAGTGCCCATCCATTGAAGTCGCTGTTGTCGATATCTCCAAACCCCGAATTGCAGCCTGGAATAGTGACCAGCTTCCCATCTATGAGCCCGGCCTTGATGCAGTTGTGAAGGAATGCCGCGGCAGGAACCTCTTCTTTAGCACTGATGTTGAAAAGCATGTGTTTGAGGCCGACATTGTGTTTGTCTCTGTCAACACCCCAACAAAAACTCAGGGTCTTGGAGCCGGCAAAGCAGCCGATTTGACCTATTGGGAGAGCGCTGCTCGCATGATTGCTGATGTCTCAAAGTCAGACAAAATCGTTGTTGAGAAATCCACTGTCCCTGTCAAGACTGCTGAGGCTATAGAGAAAATTTTGACTCACAATAGCAAGGGAATCAAGTTCCAGATCCTGTCAAACCCGGAATTCCTTGCTGAGGGAACCGCAATCGAAGACCTTTTCAAGCCAGACCGTGTCCTTATCGGTGGCCGGGAGACCCCAGAAGGCCAGAAAGCTCTCCAAACGTTGAAGGAAGTTTATGCTCACTGGGTCCCTGAAGAGAGAATCCTAACCACTAACCTGTGGTCTGCTGAGCTGTCTAAGCTTGCTgccaatgccttcttggcacaGAGAATTTCATCTGTTAATGCAATGTCGGCGCTTTGCGAGGCTACCGGGGCAAATATCCAGCAGGTGTCCTTTGCTGTGGGTACTGACACAAGAATTGGACCCAAGTTCCTCAATGCCAGTGTTGGATTTGGTGGATCCTGCTTCCAGAAGGATATCCTGAACCTTGTCTACATCTGCGAGTGCAACGGCCTTCCTGAGGTGGCCGAGTACTGGAAGCAAGTCATCAAGATCAATGATTACCAGAAGAGCCGGTTCGTGAACCGTGTAGTCTCATCCATGTTCAACACTGTCTCAAGCAAGAAGGTTGCCATTCTTGGATTCGCCTTCAAGAAAGATACCGGTGACACAAGGGAGACCCCGGCCATTGACGTGTGCAAGGGGCTACTTGGCGACAAGGCCAACCTAAGCATATATGATCCACAGGTAACTGAGGACCAAATCCAGAGGGATCTGTCGATGAACAAGTTCGATTGGGACCATCCGATCCACTTGCAGCCGACTAGTCCTTCTACCGTGAAGAAAGTGAGTGTGGTTTGGGATGCATATGAAGCCACAAAGGATGCACATGGAATCTGCATTCTTACTGAGTGGGATGAGTTCAAGACCCTTGATTACCAGAGGATCTATGAGAACATGCAGAAGCCAGCATTTGTTTTTGATGGAAGAAACATTGTTGATGCTGATAAGTTGCGTGATATTGGATTCATTGTTTACTCAATTGGTAAGCCACTTGATGCTTGGCTCAAGGACATGCCTGCTGTGGTGGCATAG